The region AACTTCACCTAGTTCATATAtaccaattgttttttttttttttttgtaacaatctttttttttcccccttttggcTAAAGCATCTAACAGTTGAATGCATACTGAGGATTATGGAACACTTTCTTAGAACAAACCAGTGGATTTTTCCCCTTCTCATAAACCTACCTGGAAAAACATTCCAGATGATTGGTTTGGTCAGATGCACTCTACGTGTCTAGAGAGTATATAGAAAGGGCCAATTGTTGTCACCGCATTCATCAACATCATTCTCTAGAGAGAGTCTGTCATTTTGCCTCTCTTTTCTACAGCTGCTGACAACATGCTGCTTTACAGAGACTACGAATAGTCTTGCCAATAGCATTGGGTAAGCGGTGGATCTCAGCAACATGCTTTCTCTCTCtaaataagcatttaaaaaacacaatgggTCAGACGATTAAAATGCAAAGTGGATTCTAAGAAAGTCACGGTCTCACAGCCCCTAGTCTTTCGTGTTTCATGGCACTTAAAATGCTCTTTGACTTTAATATTTTGGATCTTTTGAACTCCAGGTGTTGGAAACAAGGGCGCTTGTAGGAAAAGACCTGGTTGGGATGCTGAGAGGCACCTTGTTTGAAAAGAATATTATTCTGTGTGGTACAAGATGATCGAAATAACCATTCTATAAAAGCCCTTGTGCTTGTATTGTTGCGTATGTATATGGGTGGGAGTGTATCACATGTAGATGTAGTGATTAAGATTTTGATGTGTTTATAATGGGAAAATAATAgatatcattatttatttctgtttctttttttctttctgtaatgaatatggacaaaagcattgGCCTGTTGCAAAGTGAATGTCAGTTTTCATTGAATGCTGCCAAGGTTCCTTAGTTACCAGTAGGTTAcagaaacacacatatacacagacaCAAATAAGACAGGGATGTCCAGTAGATTACGGGTAGTcatgacacagagagagagaacatgactagaatttaaaataaaaagagacaaGTTTACAGTAGAAATAGCTTATGTTGCAATGCAAGTTCTCTACAAACCTGAAGGTAGATTTTTGTTTCCTCAACTATCATaagaactattattattttattctatttcttCATAATGCAAATCCTCAGGTTTAGAAAAGATGCATGTAtgcattttaattgcaataatgAGCTTGAGGTTTCACAGACATTATTTCCCAGGCACTGTTGTTTTTGCTTGGCATTCCGACAAATTTCAAAAGGGGCCTTGATCTACTGTACTGAAAAGAGTTTAATAAcactttttattttcctttcacaaaaaaaacaagaaatgaaaaaaggaggaaaaataaaaatctctgtGCCACTGCATTGATAGAAGCTGATGGTGAAACGGTTTGGCTGGTATTCTTGTCTTCTTGTAAATTATGTATCTAAGGCCTCCTGTTTTTCATTTTTCTCCTCACCACCAGTTGAGATGGTAGACTTTTTACATGCCATTGGCTTAATGTATATCTGAAGAAAATGttcatgtattttctttttttcttaaattttgaataaaaaaaaatgaatgagtcTGAAGGCCTGTGTCGCGTGTCACATTGCATTGGTGTTATGTAATCTGTGATAGGATTATGTTTTGTGGAGGATGTTTTCTACCTGTCCTGAggttgtgtgtgtgcaggatggTCCAGCTGGTGTAACACAGCCTGGATGATGGTCTGGAGTTGTGGTACCAGTCTCTCTGGGCTTGCCAGGCTCCCTGAGGCTGGCACATGGATCAGCACAGCCTTTCCCTGCCCACGGTACAGTGAATAGTAGTATACGAAATCACACAGGTACCTGCAGGTTGTAAACTTACTGTTAGTGTATGCATTTGTTAACTCAACAACAGTATTCACAAATAAAAGTAGCACATTTAATACCTCCCAGCGTCCCTAGAGTAGATGACATCAAGCTCCATACTTTTTAAATGCTTGCTAAGGGACCTCATGTCTATGATGGAGTCCAGTCGGTCTGGTCCTCCCTCAATGCAGCAGTGATGATCAGGGCACAGACCACTCACATCCCTGTCTTTGTAGCAGTGGTTCTTCCCTGTTTGCTCCAATGTGATGCCTTTGGCTCCTGGAGCTATGCCCAAATGGATAATAACCTGCCCATCACAAAGAGAAAATCTCTCTATCACTCTTTCCACTCTTTTTTATCAAAATACCTTCAGTGTTAAGACACATAATCTCATAATGTTTAACAAAGCATCTTGTAATCTCTCCTCTGTGATGAAGTAGTGTTCCTCAGCAGTGTGTATATATTAGTTTACCTGTTTAAAATTACCTTTGGAGTCATCGTCTGCCAGATATCATCAAGGACTTGTTGGGATTTTGCATAACTGACAGGAATCTCCTTAATATGGATTTCTATGCCCAATCCAAGTCCTGCCATCTTCAAACCCTGTTTAAACAACAAAGTGTGGCCATAGTGCGTCCATGTGACTGACGAGAAGTTATAATGACTTTACAGTAGCTGTATTGTAAGCACATGGTATAAGTATTGTTATACCATGTTCATCAGTttcaaatattatttgtattctttttttcaaCCTTTAAAATAGCATTCTGTTAAAACGAGatacaaaaagaaaacacaaaagggTGCCTTTTGTTTTCTtcgtttaagaaaaaaaaagggattGGATGATTACTCCTATAATTTGGCCAGATTGCCCAAACACACTttagaatttaataataatttattttaatggtgtCTAGACATGACCACCTGCTTATCAAAAATGGCTTTGATGTAGGCCTACCTTAGCTGCCTCCCAACTTGGATTCACAACATATTGTCGGAAAGGACTAAAACCTAGTAAAACAGATAGATAAATAAACCACGTTTGGTGTGACGTAAAGTAACAAGAGTTTACGACGAAGCTTTTTTATAAGATAAACAGCGAACCCATTGCAACTGCAACGCAACTTTCGCTCGACGTAACAACCCAGAATAATCCACCTTACCTGTTACAACTACAATTTCGTAAGAAGTGTCCATCGAGATGAGGCTTTAATATATTTGAACTCAACGGGTTACCACCTTTTTTGTAACTGAAGATGAAAGTAACGCAAATCATACaactgtaatattatatattctaATGTCTTGTACCTATGGCTATTACCGAAAGTGACACTTTGCGCAACTGGGGCTGTACAAGAGGGAGTGCATTGTCCATTTTTCTCCACATGGGAGAGCCATCTCATATCCTATCATAGAGCTAAAGACGCACTCCTTCAAACATCTCACTGGACGGGACGGAGTTTGTACAACCTACTATGGCTAAGGactgattcatgaatattaattacagtGTGCTGACGTTGTTAAGCAAACAGCAAACTCCCCAGGGCGTCCAGTCACATGACttaattaatattaaactgtCTCGCGCAGATTTgtttcagccaatcacatacgCCCTACCGTACGAACGTCGCGTtgcgtgattaatattcataagcttAACCGTTACCATAGTAGTACTCGCTAACGGGACATAGGATCATCTCAAATCCTCCGCACTTGTTCGACTCTGCCTCCGCCCTGCGCTTCTCACCGACGCGGAACACTGATGACAACGACATAACTGATAAGCTTAGTACATTTAAGCGTAAACCAAAGCTATTAGATTCACTAAATTACAAAGGAAAATGTTTCGAATGAGGGAACCGTTTGAGAGCGAGAAGCTCCAACTGCAGGAGCTCAACCAAAGACTCAACCAGTACCTAATGCGTGCAAAACAGTTGGAACAAGAAAATGCCAGCTTGATAAGCGAAATTAATACAATCCGAAAAAACAGGTCTGGAGAATGGGAAAACAAACACATGTCCGAGCTAAGGGAAATGAGGAGACTGGTGGAGCGGTTATCTTTCGAGAAATGCAGAGCAGAGATGGAGCGCCAGAAGCTGCGCAATGAACTTCAGATGCTTCAAGCGATGCGTTCAGAGGAGGCTTCGGTGAGCAAAGGCGTCGACACGGAGCTGAAAGGCTGCGAGAGGCAGCTCCATAATGCTATTAAGACCAACAGTGCTTTGGAAGATCGCCTCATTG is a window of Carassius carassius chromosome 23, fCarCar2.1, whole genome shotgun sequence DNA encoding:
- the pgpep1l gene encoding pyroglutamyl-peptidase 1 codes for the protein MDTSYEIVVVTGFSPFRQYVVNPSWEAAKGLKMAGLGLGIEIHIKEIPVSYAKSQQVLDDIWQTMTPKVIIHLGIAPGAKGITLEQTGKNHCYKDRDVSGLCPDHHCCIEGGPDRLDSIIDMRSLSKHLKSMELDVIYSRDAGRYLCDFVYYYSLYRGQGKAVLIHVPASGSLASPERLVPQLQTIIQAVLHQLDHPAHTQPQDR